From the Agromyces laixinhei genome, the window TGGAACCGCCGGCAGCCGACCCCGGCATCACCGACGACGAGCGCGACCTCATCGTCGAGATGATGGCGAAGGGCACATATGCAGGCATCCTCCTCGCCACCCCTGACCTCGACGTCGCGTTCGCGGAGCTTCAGTCGGCGGGTGCCGAGATCGTCCAGGAGCCGATCGATCAGGGCTATGGGGTCCGCGACTGCGCGGTGCGCGACCCGGCGGGAAACATGATCCGCATTCAGGAGGTGCGCTGAATGCTGCCGCCGCCGAGATCGATCGTGCGGTCGGTCCTGACTCCGCACGTCAGTGTGTCGATCTCGGCGCTCGCCGTTCGACGCAACAGTGAAGGGGCGCATACGGCGCCCGCTGAGGAGAGGATTCACGATGCAGTACTTTCTGACCGTTCCGCACGACTCGGCTGAAGAACCCACCATGGAGTCGATGCAGGAGATCGACCCGGCAGAGCTCGAGGCTGTGCTGAAGGCCGTCGATGCGTTCAACACCGCGCTGAAAGACGCCGGCGCGTTCCGATTCGCGGCCGGCCTGCAGCCGCCGTCGACGGCGAAGACGGTGGATGCCAGCGGGGGAGACGTTCTCGTTCTCGACGAACCGTTCGTCGAAGCGGCATCCTACGTCGGCGGATTCTGGGTGATCGAGGCCGCCGATGAAGCGGAAGCGCTGCGTTGGACGACGATGGCAGCGCAGGCGCTCGGGGGCCGGATCGAGGTTCGAGCGCTTCAGGAGGCGCCGAGCGAGTGAGTTCGCCCCGCCGGCGTGTCAACGGTCGGGTGCGACCTTCGGCACGAGCCGCACGAACACGACCATGCCCAGCAACTCGACGAGCGTCTGCGTCACGACCGCGAGCGGGGCGATGGAGAGGTCGGCGGGGAGGGCGAGCGC encodes:
- a CDS encoding VOC family protein, whose translation is MDITIHSSFLPHTDPDASVAFYRDALGFEVRDDVEYEGMRWVTVGPAGQPGISIVLEPPAADPGITDDERDLIVEMMAKGTYAGILLATPDLDVAFAELQSAGAEIVQEPIDQGYGVRDCAVRDPAGNMIRIQEVR
- a CDS encoding YciI family protein; the encoded protein is MQYFLTVPHDSAEEPTMESMQEIDPAELEAVLKAVDAFNTALKDAGAFRFAAGLQPPSTAKTVDASGGDVLVLDEPFVEAASYVGGFWVIEAADEAEALRWTTMAAQALGGRIEVRALQEAPSE